CCGGTCTGTACGGCCTTCCCCGCTCTTCTTCAATGTATTGATGATTACATTGTTAATCAGTTCGTACGATGTCCCCAAGTCCCTGGAACCGCCGTCAAGCAGCACCAAAACCAAGTCGATTATAGGGCAAGCCTTAGGAAGGCTATGGATAAAAAATATCCTGTTTTGTTCACTAAAAAATGCCGTCTGAAGATTCTTGAGGCACAAAATAAGCCGATTTCACCGACCGCACTGTTTTTTGATTTTGTTGTTTTATCTTGAATCTGTTTGCCGCCGCATATTTTCAGACGGCATAACATAAAAAATCCCCAAGCATTGATTGCTTGGGGATTCTCAGTAGTCCTGATTATTGAACTTTGATTTCTACATCAACACCTGCAGGTAAGTCCAGCTTCATTAGTGCTTCAGTAGTTTTATCAGTCCAATCCACAATGTCCATCAGGCGCAAGTGGGTGCGGATTTCCAATTGTTCACGAGAAGTTTTATTCACGTGTGGAGAACGCAGAATGTTGAAGCGCTCGATTTTAGTCGGCAACGGAATCGGGCCTTTTACAACGGCACCAGTACGTTTTGCAGTTTCAACAATTTCTTGGGCAGAACGGTCGATCAGGCTGTAATCATAAGCTTTCAGGCGGATACGGATTTTTTGGTTTGCCATTTATCAATATCCTTCAATTAAGCGATTACAGAAGAAACCACGCCGGCACCTACGGTACGGCCACCTTCGCGAATCGCAAAGCGCAGGCCTTCTTCCATAGCGATAGGCGCAATCAGTTCTACAGTAATGGTTACGTTCTCACCCGGCATTACCATTTCTACACCTTCTTCCAAAGTAACCGCGCCGGTTACGTCGGTAGTACGGAAGTAGAATTGTGGACGGTAGTTGGCGAAGAACGGAGTGTGACGACCACCCTCTTCTTTGCTCAGTACGTATACTTCTGCTTTGAACTTGGTGTGAGGAGTGATAGTACCCGGTTTAGCCAATACCTGACCGCGTTCCACTTCTTCACGTTTGGTACCACGCAGCAATACGCCTACGTTGTCACCTGCTTGACCTTCGTCCAGCAGTTTGCGGAACATTTCAACGCCGGTACAAGTGGTTTTTTGGGTTTCTTTCAGACCTACGATTTCGATCTCGTCACCAACGTGGATGATACCGCGCTCTACACGACCGGTTACTACCGTACCACGACCGGAAATAGAGAATACGTCTTCGATAGGCAACAGGAACGGTTTGTCCACGGCACGCTCAGGAGTCGGGATGTAGCTGTCCAATGCAGCAGCCAATTCAAAGATTTTTTCTTCGTAAGCTGCGTCGCCTTCCAAGGCTTTCAGTGCAGAACCTTGTACGATCGGGCAGTCGTCGCCTGGGAAGTCGTAGCTTGACAGCAAGTCACGGATTTCCATTTCAACCAGTTCCAACAGCTCGGCATCGTCAACCATGTCGCATTTGTTCATGAACACGATGATGTAAGGTACGCCTACTTGGCGGGCCAACAGGATGTGTTCGCGGGTTTGCGGCATAGGACCGTCAGCTGCGGAACATACCAAGATCGCACCGTCCATTTGGGCTGCGCCGGTAATCATGTTTTTAACGTAGTCGGCGTGACCCGGGCAGTCTACGTGTGCGTAGTGGCGGGTTTCGGTTTCGTATTCTACGTGTGAGGTATTAATGGTAATACCGCGGGCTTTTTCTTCAGGAGCGTTGTCGATTTGGTCGTAAGCTTTTGCAGCGCCACCGAATTTTTTAGCCAAAATAGTAGTCAAAGCAGCAGTCAGAGTGGTTTTACCATGGTCAACGTGACCGATGGTGCCAACGTTTACGTGCGGTTTGCTACGTTCAAATTTTTCCTTAGCCATGAGCTAATTCCTTTACATATAAAGATCGATTAAAGAACAATGGCCGTCTGAAAATTTATTTTCAGTTTCAGACGGCCTTTTCTGATTAGCCTTTGCGGGCTTCAGTTACAGCAGCAGCTACGTGAGCAGGAGCTTCAGCGTATTTTTTGAACTCCATGGAGTAAGTAGCGCGGCCTTGGGTTGCGGAACGCAGGTCGGTAGAATAACCGAACATTTCTGCCAGAGGTACTTCGGCACGGACTTTCTTACCGCCAATACCGTCATCATCCATACCCAATACAACGCCGCGACGACGGTTCAAGTCGCCCATTACGTCACCCATGTATTCTTCAGGGGTTTCCACTTCAACTGCCATGATTGGCTCAAGCAGAGCAGGATTGGCTTTACGCATACCTTCTTTGAAAGCTTGAGAAGCAGCCAATTCGAAAGCCAGTTGAGAGGAGTCGACATCGTGTGAGGAACCGAAAATCAAACGTACGCGTACGTCAACTACTGGGTAGCCTGCAACAATACCATTAGGCAAGGTGTCGCGGATACCTTTATCGACAGACGGAATGAATTCGCGAGGAATAACACCACCTTTGATTTCATCGATAAATTCGTAGCCTGCACCACCCGGTTCCATAGGTTCCATTTTGATCACAACGTGACCGTATTGACCTTTACCACCGGATTGTTTGGCATGTTTGTATTCAGCTTCAACTTCTTTACGGATGGTTTCGCGGTAAGCCACTTGAGGCGCACCGATATTCGCTTCCACACCGAATTCACGTTTCATACGGTCTACAATAATTTCCAAGTGCAGCTCACCCATACCAGAAATAATGGTTTGACCGGACTCTTCGTCTGTACGGACACGGAAAGAAGGGTCTTCTTTAGCCAGACGGTTCAGGGCGATACCCATTTTCTCTTGGTCGGCTTTGGTTTTCGGCTCAACGGCAATATGGATTACCGGCTCGGGGAATTCCATGCGCTCCAAGATAATCGGTGCATTTTCTGCACACAAGGTTTCACCGGTAGTAACGTCTTTCAGACCGATAGCAGCGGCGATGTCGCCAGCGCGTACTTCTTCGATTTCAGTACGGTCTGCAGCAGTCATTTGTACCAAACGGCCAATACGTTCGCGAGTGCCTTTTACGGAGTTCAATACGGTATCACCGGATTTCACAACGCCAGAGTAAACGCGGATAAAGGTCAATTGACCAACGTATTTGTCGTTCAACATTTTGAACGCCAATGCAGAGAATTTCTCTTCATCGCTGGCTTGACGGCTGTCGGCTTCTTCAGTGTTAGGATTAACACCTTGAACCGGAGGAATATCGGTAGGAGCTGGCAGCAATTCTACAACTGCGTCCAACATACGTTGAACACCTTTGTTTTTAAATGCAGAACCGCACAACATTGGTTGGATTTCACCTGCCAGAGTACGTTGACGCAATGCACCTACGATTTCTTCCTCGGTCAGTTCATCACCACCCAAGTATTTGTCCATCAATTCTTCGCTGGCTTCTGCTGCGGCTTCAATCATGTTTTGACGCCATTCCTCGGCAGTTTCAACCAATTCGGTGGGAATGTCGCCATAAGTAAAGGTCGTACCTTTATCGGCCTCATTCCAAATGATGGATTTCATTTTCAGCAGATCAACAACACCGGTGAAACTGTCTTCTGCACCAACTGGGATTACGATAGGTACAGGGTTTGCGCGCAAACGGGTTTTCATTTGCTCGACAACGCGGAAGAAGTTGGCACCTTGACGGTCCATCTTATTTACAAACGCCAAGCGTGGCACTTGGTATTTGTTGGCTTGACGCCATACAGTTTCAGATTGTGGTTGAACACCGCCCACTGCACAGTAAACCATTACCGCACCATCCAATACACGCATAGAACGCTCTACCTCTACGGTAAAGTCAACGTGTCCTGGGGTGTCGATGATGTTGAAGCGGTGTTCGGGGAATTGTTTCGCCATACCGGACCAGTAGGAAGTTACGGCAGCAGAGGTAATGGTAATACCGCGCTCTTGCTCTTGTTCCATGTAGTCGGTAGTAGCCGCACCGTCATGCACTTCGCCTAATTTGTGGGTCAAACCAGTATAGAACAAAATACGTTCTGTCGTCGTGGTTTTACCCGCATCGATATGGGCGGAAATACCAATGTTGCGGTACAGGCTGATCGGGGTCTTACGAGCCATTTTATTAGCCTTTCAAAATTAGAAACGGAAGTGAGAGAATGCTTTGTTGGCTTCAGCCATACGGTGTACTTCTTCACGTTTTTTCAACGCACCGCCACGGCCTTCAGCCGCATCAATCAATTCACCTGCCAAACGCAGGTCCATGGATTTCTCACCACGTTTGCGGGCCGCATCGCGAACCCAACGCATTGCCAAAGCCAAACGGCGTGAAGGACGAACTTCAACAGGAACTTGGTAGTTTGCACCACCTACACGGCGGCTTTTCACTTCCACGATAGGTTTGGCGTTTGCAATGGCTTCGTTAAATACTTCGATTGCTGCTTTGCCGGTTTTTTTCTCAATTTGCTCCAGCGCACCATAAACGATACGCTCTGCAACAGATTTTTTACCGTCAATCATCAATACGTTCATGAATTTAGTCAGCTCAACGCTGCCGAATTTAGGATCTGGCAGTACGTCGCGCTTAGGGACTTCTCTACGTCTTGGCATTTTAATTTCCTTTAATCTATTCAGTTGGGTCTATTCCCATGAATACCCAATTGAGTATTCACTTACTCGGCCGTTGTTCAGCTTAGGCGGCCGACGTGCCTATTTGAGTCCCGATAATTATTTAGGACGCTTAGCACCGTATTTAGAACGGGCTTGTTTACGGTCTTTAACACCTGCAGTATCCAAAGAACCGCGTACAGTGTGGTAACGTACACCTGGCAAGTCTTTTACACGACCGCCGCGAATCAATACGACGCTGTGCTCTTGCAGGTTGTGGCCTTCACCGCCGATGTATGAAATGACTTCAAAACCGTTGGTCAGGCGAACTTTACATACTTTACGCAATGCAGAGTTAGGTTTTTTAGGGGTAGTTGTGTATACACGGGTGCACACGCCACGTTTTTGCGGGCAAGCTTCCAGTGCAGGCACTTTGTTTACGTACACAGGCTTTTGACGGCCTTTGCGTACCAATTGGTTGATAGTTGGCATATTTTCTCGTCCTGTTGAGTTAAATACTTGCCGACACCATGTCGACAAGAGTGGAATTATATTTTTATTGCAAGCATACAGTCAAGCGCAAGATCAGGAAGATTCATCATTTTTCTTTTTTCAGATAAACATTTAGGTCCCTTATACTCATAAACAACTATTACCAGAAAGGAAATCACTAATAATTTAAATGCCGTCTGAAAGAAAAACCGCAAGCTTAAAGCTTGCGGTTTTGTATTGAATAAACGCACCAAAGATTATTCATCCGTTACTTGGGTTTCAGCAGTCTCCTGCTCCACCTCTTGCCATTGTTGATGACGGCTGCGGTGGTAAGTCAAACCAGTACCGGCAGGAATCAAACGACCGACGATGACGTTCTCTTTCAGACCACGCAACTCGTCTTGTTTGCCCATGATGGCAGCTTCGGTCAGAACGCGGGTCGTTTCTTGGAACGATGCAGCAGAAATGAAGCTGTCGGTAGACAGGGAGGCTTTGGTAATACCTAACAGTACGTTTTCATAACGTGCCGGCTCTTTACCTTCCTCCAACGCTTTTTCATTGGCTGTCATGACATCGCCACGTTCAACTTGCTCACCGGTAATAAATTCGGTTTCGCCTGAATCGACAATATTCACGCGGCGCAGCATCTGACGGATGATGACTTCGATGTGTTTATCAGAAATCTTCACACCTTGCAGACGGTAAACCTCTTGCACCTCTTGAACAATGTAGCGTGCCAGTGCTTCGATACCTTGCAGACGCAGAATATCATGCGGATCAACAGCTCCGTCCACGATGGTTTCACCGCGGTTTACCACTTGACCGTCGTGTACCAGAATCTGTTTCTCTTTGGAAATCAAAGTCTCGTATGCTACACCGTCCACGTCAGTGATAATCAGACGTTGCTTGCCTTTGGTCTCTTTGCCGAAGGAAACGGTACCGGTAATTTCCGCCAGCATACCTGCATCTTTCGGCACGCGTGCTTCAAACAACTCGGCAACGCGCGGCAGACCACCGGTAATGTCGCGGGTTTTAGAAGAGGCTTGCGGGATACGCGCCAATACGTCACCTTTACCGATTTCCTGACCTTCGCGTACGGTAATCACTGCGCCCACTGGGAACGCCATGGATACCGGAGTAGAAGTACCCGGAATGCAAATTTCCAGACCATTTTCATCCAACAATTTCACAGTCGGACGCAGCAGTTTGGATGTGCTGCTGGAACGGCGTTTACCGTCAATCACCACCAAAGTGGACAAACCGGTTACATCATCGGTTTGTTTGGCAACGGTTACACCCTCTTCCACGTTTTCGAATTTCACCCAACCTGCGTGTTCGGTAATCATCGGACGGGTATGCGGATCCCAAGTTGCCAAGGTTTGACCGGCTTTAATGGCCATACCGTCTTGTACCAGCAGGATGGCACCGTAAGGTACTTTATGGCGTTCGCGTTCACGGCCGATGTCATCATGAATCACGACTTCGCAAGAGCGGCCGATGACAACCAATTCGCCTTTGTTGTTGGCAACATAACGCATTTGGCTGCTGAATCGTGCCGTACCGTTGGATTTGGCTTCCACTTGGCTGGCTGCCGCCGCACGGGATGCCGCACCACCGATGTGGAACGTACGCATGGTCAACTGGGTACCCGGTTCACCAATGGATTGTGCAGCAATCACACCAACTGCCTCACCGGCGTTAACCAGCTTACCGCGTGCCAAGTCGCGACCATAACAGTGCGCACACAAGCCATGGCGGGTTTTACAAGTAATCGGGGTGCGGACTTTGACTTCATCGACACCGGATTGATCAATCATATCCACCAGTTTTTCAGTCAACAACGTACCGGCTTCAACCAAGGTTTCGCCACTTGACGGATCGACAACGTCAGACGCGGTAACACGGCCCAAAATACGATCGCGCAATGCTTCAATCACATCACCGCCTTGTACGACTGCCTTCATCACAAAGCCGTCTGAAGTGCCGCAATCGTCTTCAACAACGACCAAGTCTTGGGTTACGTCTACCAGACGACGGGTCAGGTAACCAGAGTTTGCCGTTTTTAACGCGGTATCCGCCAAACCTTTACGCGCACCGTGAGTCGCAATAAAGTATTGCAATACGGTCAAACCTTCGCGGAAGTTAGAGGTAATCGGCGTTTCAATAATCGAGCCGTCAGGTTTGGCCATCAAACCACGCATACCGGACAACTGTTTAATCTGAGCCGCAGAACCACGAGCACCAGAGTCAGCCATCATGTAAATAGAGTTGAAGGATTCTTGGTCAACTTCATTGCCGTCACGGTCGATGACTTTTTGTTTGGACAAGTTGTCCATCATCGCCTTAGCAATCTTATCG
Above is a window of Neisseria sp. Marseille-Q6792 DNA encoding:
- the rpsJ gene encoding 30S ribosomal protein S10 codes for the protein MANQKIRIRLKAYDYSLIDRSAQEIVETAKRTGAVVKGPIPLPTKIERFNILRSPHVNKTSREQLEIRTHLRLMDIVDWTDKTTEALMKLDLPAGVDVEIKVQ
- the tuf gene encoding elongation factor Tu — its product is MAKEKFERSKPHVNVGTIGHVDHGKTTLTAALTTILAKKFGGAAKAYDQIDNAPEEKARGITINTSHVEYETETRHYAHVDCPGHADYVKNMITGAAQMDGAILVCSAADGPMPQTREHILLARQVGVPYIIVFMNKCDMVDDAELLELVEMEIRDLLSSYDFPGDDCPIVQGSALKALEGDAAYEEKIFELAAALDSYIPTPERAVDKPFLLPIEDVFSISGRGTVVTGRVERGIIHVGDEIEIVGLKETQKTTCTGVEMFRKLLDEGQAGDNVGVLLRGTKREEVERGQVLAKPGTITPHTKFKAEVYVLSKEEGGRHTPFFANYRPQFYFRTTDVTGAVTLEEGVEMVMPGENVTITVELIAPIAMEEGLRFAIREGGRTVGAGVVSSVIA
- the fusA gene encoding elongation factor G: MARKTPISLYRNIGISAHIDAGKTTTTERILFYTGLTHKLGEVHDGAATTDYMEQEQERGITITSAAVTSYWSGMAKQFPEHRFNIIDTPGHVDFTVEVERSMRVLDGAVMVYCAVGGVQPQSETVWRQANKYQVPRLAFVNKMDRQGANFFRVVEQMKTRLRANPVPIVIPVGAEDSFTGVVDLLKMKSIIWNEADKGTTFTYGDIPTELVETAEEWRQNMIEAAAEASEELMDKYLGGDELTEEEIVGALRQRTLAGEIQPMLCGSAFKNKGVQRMLDAVVELLPAPTDIPPVQGVNPNTEEADSRQASDEEKFSALAFKMLNDKYVGQLTFIRVYSGVVKSGDTVLNSVKGTRERIGRLVQMTAADRTEIEEVRAGDIAAAIGLKDVTTGETLCAENAPIILERMEFPEPVIHIAVEPKTKADQEKMGIALNRLAKEDPSFRVRTDEESGQTIISGMGELHLEIIVDRMKREFGVEANIGAPQVAYRETIRKEVEAEYKHAKQSGGKGQYGHVVIKMEPMEPGGAGYEFIDEIKGGVIPREFIPSVDKGIRDTLPNGIVAGYPVVDVRVRLIFGSSHDVDSSQLAFELAASQAFKEGMRKANPALLEPIMAVEVETPEEYMGDVMGDLNRRRGVVLGMDDDGIGGKKVRAEVPLAEMFGYSTDLRSATQGRATYSMEFKKYAEAPAHVAAAVTEARKG
- the rpsG gene encoding 30S ribosomal protein S7, with amino-acid sequence MPRRREVPKRDVLPDPKFGSVELTKFMNVLMIDGKKSVAERIVYGALEQIEKKTGKAAIEVFNEAIANAKPIVEVKSRRVGGANYQVPVEVRPSRRLALAMRWVRDAARKRGEKSMDLRLAGELIDAAEGRGGALKKREEVHRMAEANKAFSHFRF
- the rpsL gene encoding 30S ribosomal protein S12 — encoded protein: MPTINQLVRKGRQKPVYVNKVPALEACPQKRGVCTRVYTTTPKKPNSALRKVCKVRLTNGFEVISYIGGEGHNLQEHSVVLIRGGRVKDLPGVRYHTVRGSLDTAGVKDRKQARSKYGAKRPK
- the rpoC gene encoding DNA-directed RNA polymerase subunit beta'; translated protein: MNLLNLFNPLQTAGMEEEFDAIKIGIASPETIRSWSYGEVKKPETINYRTFKPERDGLFCAKIFGPVKDYECLCGKYKRLKFKGVTCEKCGVEVTLSKVRRERMGHIELAAPVAHIWFLKSLPSRLGMVLDMTLRDIERVLYFEAFVVTDPGMTPLQRRQLLTEDDYYNKLDEYGDDFDAKMGAEGIRELLRTLDVAGEIEILRQELESTGSDTKIKKIAKRLKVLEAFHRSGMKLEWMIMDVLPVLPPDLRPLVPLDGGRFATSDLNDLYRRVINRNNRLKRLLELHAPDIIVRNEKRMLQEAVDSLLDNGRRGKAMTGANKRPLKSLADMIKGKGGRFRQNLLGKRVDYSGRSVITVGPYLRLHQCGLPKKMALELFKPFIFHKLEKQGLASTVKAAKKLVEQEVPEVWDILEEVIREHPIMLNRAPTLHRLGIQAFEPILIEGKAIQLHPLVCAAFNADFDGDQMAVHVPLSLEAQMEARTLMLASNNVLSPANGEPIIVPSQDIVLGLYYMTRDRINAKGEGSLFADVKEVHRAYHTKQVELGTKITVRLREWVKNEAGEFEPVVNRYETTVGRALLSEILPKGLPFEYINKALKKKEISKLINASFRLCGLRDTVIFADHLMYTGFGFAAKGGISIAVDDMEIPKEKAALLAEANAEVKEIEDQYRQGLVTNGERYNKVVDIWGRAGDKIAKAMMDNLSKQKVIDRDGNEVDQESFNSIYMMADSGARGSAAQIKQLSGMRGLMAKPDGSIIETPITSNFREGLTVLQYFIATHGARKGLADTALKTANSGYLTRRLVDVTQDLVVVEDDCGTSDGFVMKAVVQGGDVIEALRDRILGRVTASDVVDPSSGETLVEAGTLLTEKLVDMIDQSGVDEVKVRTPITCKTRHGLCAHCYGRDLARGKLVNAGEAVGVIAAQSIGEPGTQLTMRTFHIGGAASRAAAASQVEAKSNGTARFSSQMRYVANNKGELVVIGRSCEVVIHDDIGRERERHKVPYGAILLVQDGMAIKAGQTLATWDPHTRPMITEHAGWVKFENVEEGVTVAKQTDDVTGLSTLVVIDGKRRSSSTSKLLRPTVKLLDENGLEICIPGTSTPVSMAFPVGAVITVREGQEIGKGDVLARIPQASSKTRDITGGLPRVAELFEARVPKDAGMLAEITGTVSFGKETKGKQRLIITDVDGVAYETLISKEKQILVHDGQVVNRGETIVDGAVDPHDILRLQGIEALARYIVQEVQEVYRLQGVKISDKHIEVIIRQMLRRVNIVDSGETEFITGEQVERGDVMTANEKALEEGKEPARYENVLLGITKASLSTDSFISAASFQETTRVLTEAAIMGKQDELRGLKENVIVGRLIPAGTGLTYHRSRHQQWQEVEQETAETQVTDE